From Marmota flaviventris isolate mMarFla1 chromosome X, mMarFla1.hap1, whole genome shotgun sequence, the proteins below share one genomic window:
- the LOC114079063 gene encoding uncharacterized protein CXorf49 homolog yields MPSSSNPDCSDRLSSKLATWISDMSSTKEASVLGDGFVPDRGTCTSMPGVGHRGPRRLGLGQDLELGPPCSGDGEGGLPDLQDFEFNLEGDWEEMEAGNMVLRGCEARPNSPADEGACWDLMPHLTIEPETIIQELTGWEPCDSPRYLYPDSSAAERSTIWANTEVGLRGRGVQALSSLEMQPALAAPLCHPSWPEGRPAWGNPQRQTRSRIMVNREALQPSVIPEYSDVFNELQLIRESIYSKGRGQAVFNSSKIPGDTARSTSASAWGNVLHMPVPLMTPAPGTLASAMKKTLEELEAGSSKKMQSVLWGKRGRRHSYLGATASAAASEGLPRASPKKKPIQEKKSLRDGSKVTLVRTFPSWGQRIKAAPLEPATFPSVSGIPLLEMSKRHSLLPLEPKQAKHSDNGKRSIAKKTWQSQLVACEDSGLSRDAVPQAHFSMHRPGTPAMFMHPGEIGRSDPNTRVSQPPGSSQTWDLGQGGLISRAPAPFDDQASAVRSLIRERQEQPHGALGCPWCVALQKERDDLKEQLAAMQSLTDKFQAL; encoded by the exons ATGCCCAGCAGCTCTAACCCTGACTGCAGTGACCGTCTCTCCTCAAAACTGGCTACTTGGATCAGCGACATGAGCTCTACTAAGGAGGCTTCCGTTCTGGGAGATGGTTTTGTCCCGGACCGTGGGACGTGCACTAGCATGCCCGGAGTAGGCCACAGAGGCCCTCGGAGACTGGGTCTGGGCCAGGACCTAGAATTGGGGCCACCATGTAGTGGGGATGGCGAGGGTGGTCTTCCAGACCTCCAGGATTTTGAGTTCAACTTGGAGGGTGACTGGGAAGAGATGGAGGCAGGCAACATGGTGCTTCGCGGCTGTGAAGCCAGGCCTAACTCCCCAGCTGATGAGGGGGCTTGTTGGGACTTAATGCCCCACCTCACTATAGAGCCTGAAACCATCATTCAGGAGCTGACTGGCTGGGAGCCCTGTGACTCCCCCAGGTACCTATATCCTGACAGCTCTGCGGCAGAAAGGTCCACCATTTGGGCTAACACAGAGGTTGGTCTCAGAGGGAGAGGTGTGCAGGCTCTGAGTTCTTTGGAAATGCAGCCAGCCCTTGCTGCCCCACTGTGCCATCCCAGTTGGCCTGAGGGAAGACCGGCCTGGGGGAACCCACAGAGACAAACCAGAAGTAGAATAATGGTCAACAGGGAAGCCCTGCAGCCTTCTGTTATTCCTGAATATTCAGATGTGTTTAATGAGTTACAGCTGATTAGGGAAAGCATTTACTCCAAAGGAAGAGGTCAGGCAGTGTTCAACAGCTCCAAGATACCTGGAGACACAGCCAGAAGCACTAGTGCCTCTGCTTGGGGGAATGTCCTTCATATGCCAGTCCCTCTGATGACCCCTGCACCTGGCACTCTTGCTTCAGCCATGAAAAAGACTTTGGAAGAGCTGGAAGCTGGTTCCTCTAAGAAAATGCAAAGTGTGCTCTGGggcaagagagggagaaggcATAGCTATCTAGGAGCTACTGCCTCTGCTGCTGCTTCAGAGGGCCTGCCCAGGGCCAGCCCCAAGAAGAAGCCCATTCAGGAGAAGAAATCCCTGAGGGATGGCTCTAAAGTTACTCTTGTCAGGACCTTCCCTTCATGGGGTCAGAGAATCAAGGCAGCTCCACTGGAACCAGCCACCTTCCCCTCAGTCTCAGGTATTCCCCTGCTTGAGATGTCCAAGAGGCATTCCTTGTTGCCCTTGGAACCAAAACAGGCCAAACACAGTGACAATGGAAAGAGATCTATAGCCAAGAAGACATGGCAGTCCCAGCTGGTGGCCTGTGAAGATAGTGGCCTAAGTAGAGATGCAGTCCCACAGGCTCAC ttttcaaTGCACCGGCCAGGGACGCCTGCCATGTTTATGCATCCTGGAGAAATCGGTAGAAGTGACCCCAACACCAGAGTTTCCCAACCTCCAGGAAGCTCCCAGACCTGGGATCTGGGCCAGGGAGGCCTCATATCCAGAGCCCCTGCACCCTTTG ATGACCAGGCGTCAGCTGTGCGTTCCCTGATTCGTGAAAGGCAAGAGCAACCACATGGAGCATTGGGCTGTCCCTGG TGTGTGGCCCtgcaaaaagaaagagatgacCTCAAAGAACAATTAG CTGCAATGCAGTCCCTCACGGACAAGTTCCAGGCCCTTTGA